Proteins found in one Nostoc sp. NIES-3756 genomic segment:
- a CDS encoding alpha-hydroxy acid oxidase: protein MTAISSPINLFEYEQLAKNHLSRMAFDYYISGAGDEVTLRDNRAAFERVKLRPRMLVDVSQINLSTSVLGQPLQLPFLIAPMAFQCLAHPEGELATAMAAAFAGVGMVLSTLSTKSLEDVAEVGSKFDHPWQWFQLYIHKDRGLTRALVEKAYAAGYKALCLTVDAPVLGQRERDRHNQFTLPSGLHLANLVNISGLEIPYEQGESGLFTYFAQQLDPALTWRDLEWLQSLSPLPLVVKGILRSDDAVRAVEYGAKAIVVSNHGGRQLDSAIASLDALREIIPAVNGRAEVLVDGGIRRGIDILKALAIGAQAVLIGRPILWGLAVGGQTGVSHVISLLQNELNVAMALMGCSKLADVDSTFLHFQ from the coding sequence ATGACAGCTATATCCAGTCCCATCAACCTATTTGAATATGAGCAGTTAGCTAAAAACCATCTATCTCGGATGGCTTTTGACTACTACATTAGTGGGGCTGGGGATGAAGTTACGCTGCGAGATAACCGTGCAGCTTTTGAGCGAGTCAAGCTGCGGCCACGGATGCTAGTTGATGTCAGCCAAATTAACCTCTCTACCTCTGTTTTAGGACAGCCTTTGCAATTACCTTTCCTAATTGCACCAATGGCTTTTCAATGTTTGGCTCATCCAGAAGGGGAATTAGCCACAGCAATGGCGGCTGCGTTTGCTGGGGTGGGGATGGTGTTGAGTACGTTGTCTACCAAAAGTTTAGAAGATGTGGCAGAGGTGGGTAGTAAATTTGATCATCCCTGGCAATGGTTTCAACTTTACATCCATAAAGACCGGGGGTTAACTCGTGCTTTAGTAGAAAAGGCTTATGCAGCAGGTTATAAAGCTCTTTGCTTGACTGTGGATGCTCCTGTATTGGGACAAAGGGAACGCGATCGCCACAATCAATTTACCTTACCTTCTGGGCTACATTTAGCTAATTTAGTTAACATCTCCGGGTTAGAAATTCCCTATGAGCAAGGAGAGTCGGGATTATTTACTTATTTTGCTCAACAACTAGACCCGGCATTGACTTGGCGCGATTTAGAATGGTTGCAATCTCTATCTCCTTTACCGTTAGTGGTCAAAGGTATTTTACGTAGTGATGATGCAGTCAGGGCTGTAGAGTATGGAGCCAAAGCAATTGTAGTTTCTAATCATGGTGGCAGACAATTAGATAGTGCGATCGCCTCATTAGATGCTTTAAGAGAAATAATCCCAGCCGTCAATGGTAGAGCTGAGGTCTTAGTAGATGGCGGTATTCGTCGGGGTATAGATATTCTCAAAGCTTTAGCCATAGGCGCTCAAGCTGTGTTAATTGGCAGACCAATTTTATGGGGGTTAGCAGTAGGCGGACAAACTGGCGTATCTCATGTCATATCTTTACTGCAAAATGAGTTAAATGTAGCAATGGCTCTCATGGGTTGCTCTAAATTAGCCGATGTTGATTCTACTTTCCTGCATTTTCAGTAA
- a CDS encoding ABC transporter ATP-binding protein: MAILTSTTEHSEPPTSNPKPVILETHGLTRRFGKVTAVNDLSISVQQGEVFGLLGPNGAGKSTVIKMLTTLLPVSAGRATLAGYDVSYQATPVRRILGYVPQALSADGSLTGYENLLIFAKLYEISRRGRDRRIREILEFMGLQDAAHRLVRTYSGGMIRKLEIAQSILHQPKILFLDEPTVGLDPIARTQVWNLVKQICVEHDTTIFLTTHFLEEADSLCNRVTIMQQGTVVTTGTPSDLKASLDKSNATLDDVFIHYTGNQLTSGVNYRDTARTRRDAQRLG; encoded by the coding sequence GTGGCTATACTTACAAGCACAACGGAGCATTCGGAACCGCCTACAAGCAACCCTAAACCCGTCATTTTAGAAACCCACGGACTTACCCGCCGCTTTGGTAAGGTAACGGCTGTAAATGATTTAAGTATCTCTGTTCAACAGGGTGAAGTATTTGGTCTGCTTGGTCCCAATGGAGCAGGTAAAAGTACGGTAATTAAAATGCTGACAACCTTGCTACCTGTGAGTGCAGGGAGGGCAACTTTAGCTGGGTATGATGTCAGTTATCAAGCGACACCAGTGAGACGGATACTAGGATATGTACCCCAGGCGCTTTCGGCTGATGGTAGCTTAACTGGGTACGAAAACTTATTAATTTTTGCCAAGCTGTACGAGATTTCCCGAAGAGGACGCGATCGCCGGATTCGTGAGATTCTAGAGTTCATGGGTTTACAGGATGCAGCCCATCGTTTGGTGCGGACATACTCTGGCGGGATGATTCGCAAATTGGAAATTGCTCAATCGATTTTGCATCAACCCAAAATTTTATTTCTTGATGAGCCAACTGTAGGACTAGACCCCATTGCGCGGACTCAAGTATGGAATCTTGTCAAACAAATTTGTGTTGAACACGACACAACTATATTTTTAACAACTCACTTTTTAGAAGAAGCCGATAGTCTATGTAACCGGGTGACTATTATGCAGCAGGGTACTGTTGTTACCACCGGAACGCCAAGTGACTTAAAAGCTTCCTTAGATAAGTCCAACGCCACCTTAGATGATGTGTTTATTCACTACACAGGTAATCAATTAACATCAGGAGTGAACTACCGTGACACAGCCAGAACCAGACGTGATGCTCAGAGGTTGGGTTGA
- a CDS encoding ABC transporter permease — protein sequence MTQPEPDVMLRGWVEQPQRRQNLTSAIKELITKSLIIAELEVRKLRHDPTDLVVRSVQPSLWLLIFGQVFGRIREIPTGNLAYLEFMSAGILAQSVLNVAIFTGGMALIWERDLGIVHKFLASPTPRIAMVLGKSIACGVRCLSQALVIYVLAFLLGVQLNFHPLAMLGVLLLVFMGAACFCTFSLIIGCLAKTRERMTGIGQLLTMPLFFASNAIYPVSIMPDWLKFISHINPLTYQVDALRGTMLLHGSSVYGFGLDCTILLVTLTVLTLICGKLYPRVAM from the coding sequence GTGACACAGCCAGAACCAGACGTGATGCTCAGAGGTTGGGTTGAGCAACCACAACGCCGTCAGAATTTGACCTCTGCAATTAAAGAGTTAATTACTAAATCTTTGATAATTGCTGAGTTGGAAGTGCGTAAACTACGCCACGATCCCACAGATTTAGTAGTTAGGTCAGTACAGCCATCATTATGGTTGTTGATTTTTGGACAAGTTTTCGGACGTATTCGGGAAATTCCTACAGGAAACTTAGCCTATTTAGAATTTATGTCGGCGGGGATTTTGGCTCAGAGTGTCTTAAATGTAGCCATTTTTACTGGAGGAATGGCGCTAATTTGGGAAAGAGATTTAGGAATTGTCCATAAATTCCTCGCTAGTCCTACACCGCGTATAGCAATGGTTTTGGGCAAGTCGATAGCTTGTGGGGTCAGGTGTTTATCACAGGCGTTGGTGATTTATGTACTGGCATTTCTATTAGGTGTGCAATTAAATTTTCACCCCTTGGCGATGTTGGGAGTATTATTGCTGGTATTTATGGGTGCTGCTTGCTTTTGTACTTTTTCCTTAATTATCGGCTGTCTAGCCAAAACTAGAGAACGGATGACAGGAATTGGGCAATTGCTAACTATGCCGTTATTTTTCGCCAGTAATGCTATTTACCCAGTATCTATCATGCCTGACTGGTTAAAGTTTATTTCTCATATCAATCCCTTAACTTATCAAGTTGATGCTTTACGCGGCACGATGTTACTGCATGGTTCAAGTGTGTATGGCTTTGGTCTGGATTGTACAATTCTCTTAGTAACATTAACAGTTTTAACGCTTATCTGTGGCAAACTTTATCCACGGGTAGCAATGTAA
- a CDS encoding MarR family winged helix-turn-helix transcriptional regulator codes for MKLDKPSQDGATSAECAAKVMETVPLVMRFIRAEMRAHKAAFLSIPQLRSLAFLNRNPGASLSDLADHLGVTSATASATIERLVQRDLVQRIHHPQERRRIVLTLTEEGKSVLQQSLDQTRAQIADLLEGLTAEEISHVEKGLALLKNVFDQTEPQPPKR; via the coding sequence ATGAAGCTCGATAAACCCTCTCAAGATGGTGCAACTTCCGCAGAATGTGCCGCTAAAGTCATGGAAACTGTACCGTTAGTGATGCGGTTTATCCGAGCCGAGATGCGAGCGCACAAAGCCGCTTTTTTATCAATACCACAATTGCGATCGCTAGCATTTCTTAATCGTAACCCCGGAGCTTCATTATCTGACCTAGCTGACCATTTAGGTGTCACTTCGGCCACAGCTTCCGCCACCATCGAACGGCTAGTACAAAGGGATTTAGTCCAACGTATTCACCATCCACAAGAGCGCAGACGTATTGTTTTGACGCTCACGGAAGAGGGGAAATCTGTTCTGCAACAATCCTTAGACCAAACTCGCGCCCAAATCGCTGACCTGTTAGAAGGTTTGACAGCCGAGGAAATATCCCACGTTGAAAAAGGATTGGCTTTACTCAAAAATGTCTTTGATCAAACGGAACCACAACCCCCAAAGCGCTGA
- a CDS encoding MFS transporter, with amino-acid sequence MSLIKRNHNPQSAEATPHDPFAALRFRDYRLFTLGRVLLSIGSQMQTVAIGWELYERTNSAMALGGVGLAQVIPIIALTLIAGDIADRRSRKLTILLSVMLLTLCSLALAVLSYTKGAVFLIYGCLVLIGIGRAFMKPASDAIMWQLIPVSAFTNAATWNSSSFQLASVAGPALGGLGIAIFGNATGVYILAAIAALMCFIFMAVIKEKKVERATEPISLKALAAGVKFIWDNQLIFAAITLDMFAVLLGGAVALLPVFAKDILQVGPVELGYLRAAPSIGAFIMAVTLAYLPPLRKAGPALLWSVVGFGVVTIIFGLSRWFWLSLIMLTLSGALDSISVVIRHTLVQIRTPDNLRGRVAAVNSVFISASNELGGFESGLAAALFGPVVSVVGGGIGTILVVIATATIWPGIAKLGSLQEYE; translated from the coding sequence ATGTCTTTGATCAAACGGAACCACAACCCCCAAAGCGCTGAAGCAACTCCACACGACCCCTTTGCCGCTTTGAGGTTTCGAGATTATCGCCTATTCACTTTAGGGCGTGTCCTACTGTCTATAGGCTCACAAATGCAAACTGTAGCCATTGGCTGGGAACTCTACGAACGCACTAACTCAGCAATGGCGCTTGGTGGTGTAGGGTTAGCTCAAGTCATCCCTATCATTGCCCTCACTTTAATTGCCGGGGATATAGCCGATCGCCGTTCACGCAAACTGACTATATTATTGTCAGTGATGCTATTAACTCTCTGCTCCTTAGCTTTAGCTGTACTTTCCTATACTAAAGGAGCAGTATTTTTAATTTACGGCTGTTTGGTATTAATTGGCATTGGTAGAGCATTTATGAAACCTGCCAGTGATGCGATTATGTGGCAGTTAATACCAGTGAGTGCCTTTACTAACGCCGCCACCTGGAATAGTAGTAGCTTTCAGTTAGCATCCGTGGCTGGCCCTGCTTTGGGTGGCTTAGGGATTGCTATATTTGGCAATGCCACAGGAGTATATATATTAGCTGCGATCGCTGCCTTGATGTGCTTCATCTTTATGGCAGTCATCAAAGAGAAAAAAGTTGAGCGCGCCACAGAACCAATTTCCTTAAAAGCACTAGCGGCTGGAGTCAAGTTTATCTGGGATAATCAATTAATTTTCGCTGCAATTACCCTAGATATGTTTGCCGTGCTGTTGGGAGGTGCGGTTGCACTATTACCAGTTTTTGCCAAAGATATCTTACAGGTGGGGCCAGTAGAATTAGGCTACCTCAGAGCAGCGCCTTCCATCGGCGCTTTTATTATGGCAGTCACCTTAGCTTATTTACCACCCTTACGCAAAGCAGGCCCGGCTTTGTTGTGGTCTGTGGTTGGCTTTGGTGTAGTGACAATTATCTTTGGTCTTTCCCGTTGGTTTTGGCTATCCCTAATCATGTTGACCCTGAGTGGCGCACTAGATAGCATTAGCGTTGTCATTCGTCACACATTAGTACAGATTAGAACCCCTGACAACTTACGCGGTCGAGTAGCAGCTGTCAATAGTGTATTTATCAGTGCTTCTAATGAGTTAGGGGGATTTGAGTCTGGTTTAGCGGCTGCTTTATTCGGCCCTGTAGTTTCTGTTGTGGGTGGTGGTATCGGCACAATCTTAGTTGTGATTGCTACTGCTACGATTTGGCCAGGAATTGCCAAGTTAGGTTCCCTGCAAGAGTATGAGTAA
- a CDS encoding UDP-N-acetylmuramoyl-L-alanyl-D-glutamate--2,6-diaminopimelate ligase: MKLRELLATVNSVEVPSALVDAEVKGIKTNSHACSAGDLFIGMPGTRVDGGEFWPSAIASGAIAAIVSPQAVEKNPPNDEAVVISSNDMTKACAEIAAAFYAYPGQKLKLVGVTGTNGKTTTTHLIEFFLNKAQLSTALMGTLYTRWPGFEQTATHTTPFAVELQQQLAQAVNAGCEFGVMEVSSHALAQGRVLGCPFEVGVFSNLTQDHLDYHSDMEDYFAAKALLFSPDYLKGRAMINADDAYGQRLIKALSPEKVWSYSVNDSSADLWMSDLSYGSNGVSGILHTPEGEVSFSSPLVGQYNLENLLAAVGAVLHLGLDLQLIANNIPDFPGVPGRMERVQISSDQDISIIVDYAHTPDSLENLLKAARPFIPGRMICVFGCGGDRDRTKRPKMGKIAAELADLAVVTSDNPRTEDPQRILDDILAGIPDTVQPTVIGDRATAIRTAILQAQPGDGVLLAGKGHEDYQILGTEKIHFDDREHARAALSERGK; the protein is encoded by the coding sequence ATGAAATTGCGGGAATTACTAGCGACAGTAAACAGTGTTGAAGTACCATCAGCTTTAGTAGATGCTGAGGTTAAAGGCATTAAGACTAATTCCCATGCTTGCAGTGCGGGAGATTTGTTTATTGGAATGCCAGGAACAAGGGTAGATGGTGGAGAGTTTTGGCCGAGTGCGATCGCTTCCGGTGCGATCGCCGCAATTGTCTCTCCGCAAGCTGTGGAAAAGAATCCTCCCAATGATGAGGCTGTTGTGATTAGCTCTAATGACATGACAAAAGCTTGTGCAGAAATCGCCGCAGCATTTTATGCTTATCCTGGGCAGAAGCTCAAGCTAGTAGGTGTCACTGGCACTAACGGTAAAACTACAACTACTCATCTGATTGAATTTTTCCTTAATAAAGCTCAATTATCTACAGCTTTGATGGGGACGCTTTACACTCGTTGGCCTGGGTTTGAGCAAACAGCTACCCACACCACACCCTTCGCCGTGGAACTGCAACAACAGCTAGCACAAGCTGTCAATGCTGGATGTGAGTTTGGAGTCATGGAAGTCAGTTCTCACGCCTTAGCACAGGGTAGAGTGCTTGGTTGTCCCTTTGAGGTAGGGGTGTTTAGCAACCTCACCCAAGACCACCTGGACTACCACAGCGACATGGAAGATTACTTCGCTGCGAAGGCGTTGTTATTTAGTCCTGATTATCTCAAAGGCAGGGCTATGATTAATGCTGATGATGCTTATGGTCAAAGATTAATCAAAGCACTGAGTCCTGAAAAGGTCTGGAGTTATAGCGTTAACGATAGTAGTGCCGATTTGTGGATGAGTGATTTAAGCTATGGTTCTAATGGTGTGAGTGGAATTTTACACACACCAGAAGGTGAGGTATCTTTCAGTTCGCCCCTGGTTGGTCAATATAATTTAGAAAATCTGTTAGCTGCTGTCGGTGCAGTTTTACATTTAGGCTTAGATTTACAATTAATTGCCAATAACATACCAGATTTTCCTGGTGTTCCCGGACGGATGGAACGGGTGCAAATTAGTTCTGACCAAGATATAAGCATCATCGTGGATTATGCCCATACACCCGATAGCTTAGAAAACTTACTCAAAGCTGCTAGACCATTTATTCCGGGGAGAATGATTTGCGTCTTTGGCTGTGGTGGCGATCGCGATCGCACTAAGCGCCCGAAAATGGGTAAAATCGCAGCTGAGTTAGCAGATTTAGCCGTAGTAACTTCAGATAACCCCCGCACTGAAGACCCACAACGAATCTTAGATGATATTCTCGCAGGAATACCTGATACTGTGCAACCAACAGTAATAGGCGATCGCGCTACTGCAATTCGTACCGCTATTTTACAAGCCCAACCCGGTGACGGCGTACTACTAGCTGGCAAAGGTCACGAAGACTACCAAATTCTCGGTACAGAAAAAATCCATTTTGACGACCGAGAACACGCACGCGCCGCTTTGTCGGAGAGAGGGAAATAA
- a CDS encoding glutaredoxin family protein — protein MRLILYSKPGCHLCEGLQEKLEQIQNLSFELEIRDITTREDWFAAYQYEIPVLYLVKPGDEEAQALPRPSPRANVQQLAQMLSKYLANSEKNNAE, from the coding sequence ATGCGGTTAATTTTATACAGTAAACCCGGTTGTCACTTATGTGAGGGCTTGCAGGAAAAACTAGAACAGATCCAAAATTTGAGTTTTGAGTTAGAAATTCGTGACATTACAACTCGTGAAGATTGGTTTGCAGCATATCAGTATGAGATTCCCGTGCTTTATCTGGTAAAGCCTGGAGACGAGGAAGCCCAAGCGTTACCCCGCCCTTCACCCCGTGCTAACGTCCAGCAATTAGCGCAAATGTTGTCTAAGTATTTAGCCAATTCGGAAAAAAATAATGCAGAATAG
- a CDS encoding DICT sensory domain-containing protein, whose translation MNDFLHQDLSVYQLALGVEAPAQTVALDPATLLSLVRAQIDLLIEQQQSTTLWVKLPPGKVWTTELTRYHSSMSESSYIYNFHVEGRKTGLEEENLTSLSNLSNNYLDIELSANNQIQREYFLIVLSANFCSLIAAYRPRKNNKFNNLEKIDNSKNQLLFTITSIDNKVIQRVLDGIQKEIFSNSQPIAPKKFICPTVCEPALVSQLLTKQLQRQTELNRRVGVERVAKLQQQNQELQTKERLKDEYLTNVCQELRTPLTQMKTALSLLNSPTLKPHQRQRYLQMLNTQCDRQGVLITGLMALIELEHNLEDAALELVKLSEIVPGVVSTYQPVAQEKGIMLGYTIPTDLPTVWCVNGGLRQIVIYLLNNSLKFTPNGGQVWVRAKVQGEYVQLEIRDTGIGIAESEISKIFDCFYRVRSGIIHEDGAGLGLTIVQRLLWHCGGSINVKSKLDEGSIFTVQMKIGKEE comes from the coding sequence ATGAATGACTTTCTGCATCAAGATTTGTCCGTTTATCAGCTAGCTTTAGGAGTGGAAGCACCTGCTCAAACGGTGGCTCTCGACCCGGCTACATTACTATCACTGGTGAGAGCGCAAATAGATTTACTAATTGAGCAGCAACAAAGTACAACGTTGTGGGTGAAACTGCCACCGGGAAAGGTTTGGACTACAGAGTTAACTCGTTATCACTCATCTATGAGTGAATCGAGCTATATTTACAATTTTCATGTTGAGGGAAGAAAAACAGGATTAGAAGAAGAAAATTTAACATCTTTATCTAATTTATCTAACAATTATCTCGATATAGAATTATCAGCAAATAATCAGATTCAAAGAGAGTATTTCTTAATAGTATTGTCGGCTAATTTTTGCAGTTTAATTGCAGCTTATCGACCACGTAAAAATAATAAGTTTAATAATTTAGAGAAAATAGATAACAGTAAAAATCAACTATTGTTCACTATTACATCGATTGATAATAAAGTTATTCAACGTGTATTAGATGGCATTCAAAAAGAGATTTTCAGCAACTCACAACCAATAGCGCCAAAGAAATTTATTTGTCCAACTGTTTGTGAACCAGCACTCGTTAGCCAGCTTCTCACTAAACAACTCCAGCGACAAACTGAACTTAATCGTCGAGTTGGTGTTGAGCGTGTAGCTAAATTACAGCAGCAAAATCAAGAACTGCAAACCAAAGAGCGGCTCAAAGATGAATATTTAACTAATGTGTGTCAAGAACTACGTACACCCTTAACGCAGATGAAAACTGCACTGTCTCTGCTAAATTCGCCAACCCTCAAACCCCACCAACGACAGCGCTATTTACAGATGCTTAATACTCAGTGCGATCGCCAAGGTGTATTAATTACAGGTTTAATGGCTTTAATAGAATTAGAGCATAATTTGGAAGATGCAGCATTAGAGTTAGTCAAGCTTTCCGAGATTGTACCGGGAGTAGTTAGCACTTATCAACCAGTCGCTCAAGAAAAAGGCATCATGCTAGGCTACACCATACCCACTGATTTACCGACTGTTTGGTGTGTTAATGGTGGATTACGGCAAATTGTGATTTATTTGTTAAATAATAGCCTCAAATTTACACCCAATGGTGGTCAAGTATGGGTTAGAGCTAAGGTACAAGGTGAATATGTACAACTAGAAATTCGTGACACAGGTATTGGTATTGCCGAAAGTGAAATATCCAAAATCTTTGACTGTTTTTATCGTGTGCGATCAGGCATAATTCATGAGGATGGTGCAGGTTTAGGACTCACAATTGTGCAAAGATTATTATGGCATTGTGGCGGTTCAATTAATGTTAAAAGTAAGCTTGATGAAGGCTCTATTTTTACAGTACAGATGAAAATAGGAAAAGAGGAGTAA
- a CDS encoding PIN domain-containing protein gives MTRVYLDTSIYNRPFDDQTQPKIFLETQAVILILQMVEARLIELVSSSVIVYENSRNPFIVNQQSMERYLQIAALKVLVDENLKKRAEQLEQQGIKPIDALHVACAEASQSDYFITCDRRLINRCQNLSLVVINPNNFIFEVENDN, from the coding sequence ATGACTAGGGTTTATCTAGATACCAGTATTTATAATCGTCCATTTGACGACCAAACACAGCCAAAAATTTTTCTAGAAACACAAGCAGTAATCTTAATTTTACAAATGGTGGAAGCAAGATTAATAGAATTAGTTAGTTCTTCAGTAATAGTATATGAAAATAGCCGTAATCCTTTTATTGTCAATCAGCAATCAATGGAGCGATACTTACAAATAGCTGCCTTAAAAGTATTAGTAGATGAAAATCTCAAAAAGAGAGCAGAACAGTTAGAACAGCAAGGAATTAAACCTATTGATGCACTTCATGTAGCGTGTGCAGAGGCTTCTCAAAGTGATTACTTTATCACTTGTGACAGGAGGCTAATAAATAGATGTCAGAATTTATCACTTGTAGTAATCAATCCCAATAATTTTATTTTTGAGGTAGAAAATGACAATTAA
- the dacB gene encoding D-alanyl-D-alanine carboxypeptidase/D-alanyl-D-alanine endopeptidase, whose amino-acid sequence MSRKIYLSLMALFISVQVSVNQQLVKAQTPTIPTTTTKSICPAQLGTSIDAIVNRPLFNRVRWGILVAPLSSGQTLYSRDAQKFFIPASNAKLLTTAAALQQLGTNFRIRTSIYQNDDGNLTVVGRGDPSLNDTQLQALAQQLKQKGITQIKQLILDDSSIQGDIVNSTWQWQDVQADYGAPVGSFILNQNVFGLKLVPQTVGKTPQLLWNNTNESQQWLTVNQAVTVATKQPSYININRDLTGKILLIQGQVAANSEPYLVELPVVDPNYYFLRRFRTILATEKINLGNTLVANSAANQRELAAVESPLLSELVIETNQNSNNLYAEALLRTLAFKQPGVQNKSSADIGLEVIKTTLNKLGVDSTGYVLADGSGLSRRSLVTPEVLVQTLQGMAKTPAADIYRASLPLAGKSGTLINRLRNTPAEGIVQAKTGTLSGAIALSGYVNSPQYPPLVFSIMVNQSEQPASVLRQAIDEIVVLLAQLRTC is encoded by the coding sequence ATGTCCAGAAAAATTTATCTGAGCTTGATGGCGCTATTTATTAGTGTTCAAGTTAGTGTTAACCAGCAGCTAGTTAAAGCCCAAACTCCAACCATACCCACAACTACTACAAAATCGATTTGTCCGGCGCAATTAGGAACTTCTATAGATGCAATAGTTAATCGTCCTTTATTTAATCGTGTACGCTGGGGTATTTTAGTAGCACCTTTATCATCAGGGCAAACTCTGTACAGTCGGGATGCTCAGAAATTTTTTATTCCTGCTTCTAATGCCAAATTATTAACCACTGCTGCTGCATTACAACAACTAGGTACAAATTTTCGGATTCGTACTTCAATTTATCAAAATGATGATGGGAATCTAACCGTTGTTGGTAGGGGAGATCCCAGCTTGAATGATACCCAGTTACAAGCTTTAGCACAGCAATTAAAACAGAAGGGTATCACCCAGATTAAACAGTTAATTCTTGATGATAGTTCTATTCAAGGCGATATTGTTAACTCGACTTGGCAATGGCAAGATGTACAAGCAGATTATGGTGCGCCAGTTGGTAGTTTTATTCTTAATCAAAATGTATTTGGCTTAAAACTTGTTCCTCAAACTGTCGGCAAAACTCCGCAATTGTTATGGAATAATACCAATGAATCACAGCAGTGGTTAACTGTAAATCAAGCTGTAACAGTGGCTACCAAACAACCAAGTTATATTAATATAAACCGTGATTTAACAGGAAAAATACTGCTGATTCAAGGACAAGTTGCGGCTAATTCTGAACCATATTTAGTGGAGTTGCCTGTAGTTGATCCTAATTATTATTTTCTACGGCGTTTCCGTACAATTTTGGCAACAGAAAAGATTAACTTAGGAAATACATTAGTTGCTAATAGTGCTGCTAATCAACGGGAATTAGCTGCTGTAGAGTCCCCACTTTTATCCGAATTAGTTATAGAAACTAATCAAAATAGTAATAATTTGTATGCTGAGGCATTGTTAAGAACATTGGCTTTTAAACAACCCGGAGTGCAGAATAAAAGTAGTGCTGATATTGGTTTAGAAGTTATTAAAACGACTTTAAATAAATTAGGAGTTGATTCTACAGGTTATGTTTTAGCAGATGGTTCTGGTTTATCTCGCCGTAGTTTAGTCACACCAGAAGTGTTAGTACAGACTTTGCAAGGTATGGCTAAAACACCAGCAGCAGATATATATCGTGCTTCGTTACCTTTGGCTGGGAAAAGCGGTACTCTCATCAACCGCTTGCGTAATACTCCGGCTGAGGGAATTGTACAAGCAAAAACCGGCACATTAAGCGGTGCGATCGCTCTCTCTGGCTATGTAAACTCCCCTCAATATCCACCGTTAGTTTTTAGCATTATGGTAAATCAATCTGAACAGCCTGCAAGTGTTCTACGGCAAGCAATTGACGAGATTGTTGTCTTGTTGGCACAGTTAAGGACTTGTTAG